Proteins co-encoded in one Paenibacillus antri genomic window:
- a CDS encoding extracellular solute-binding protein, producing MNFEKKKGRTALALALAAFLALSACGSAGNDDATAPEGTKQSQEQTSEGAGSSAEKPAAPEGPLGKYDPPIEVTTVRFVNASFKYDEGKSIDDNIWTDIFKNEYGIHVKNLWTVDESQYRQKLNISIASGDIPDFMLVNKEELMRLYESDQLEDMSGVLESYGSDYLKELLNQDNGAALRAATFDGKLVGIPQTQVNGGVSTGEMIYLRYDWLKKLNLPEPKTIDDVVKIATAFAKDDPDGNGVADTYGLGMNKDLFQTHGTVKGFLNGFGAYPDMWLKGADGKLVHGSIQPETKTALQKLSELYANGVIDREFAVKDWNKVAEDVAANRLGLAYGTVSDGGHIHRANKDNNPDAEWKIYPIVSLDGSPVHPQLADTANNFYVVKKGAKHPEAIIKLANIYLEHYYLTSYAPDPNPFISRDGGIFPGKYHPTVIDPLNVNLDAFRLVQEALASGDGSHLGFPANVHFDRLTKYAAGDQEMWFSTIVFGAEGSYSVIDYYDKNKLGIYSEFQGAATPTMTEKMSSLKKFQDETFTKIIMGQASIDEFDKFVEEWKKLGGDKITEEVNASL from the coding sequence ATGAATTTCGAAAAGAAGAAGGGGCGGACCGCGCTCGCCTTGGCGTTGGCTGCATTCCTGGCGTTAAGCGCCTGCGGAAGCGCCGGGAACGACGACGCGACCGCGCCGGAGGGAACGAAGCAAAGCCAAGAACAAACGAGCGAAGGCGCCGGGAGCTCCGCCGAGAAACCGGCGGCGCCGGAAGGCCCGCTCGGCAAATACGATCCGCCGATCGAGGTGACGACGGTGCGGTTCGTCAATGCAAGCTTCAAATACGACGAAGGAAAGTCCATCGACGATAACATCTGGACCGACATCTTCAAGAACGAGTACGGCATCCACGTGAAAAACCTGTGGACGGTCGACGAATCGCAGTATCGGCAGAAGCTGAATATTTCGATCGCGTCGGGCGACATTCCGGACTTCATGCTCGTGAACAAGGAAGAACTGATGCGCCTTTACGAATCCGACCAACTGGAGGATATGAGCGGCGTTCTCGAATCGTACGGAAGCGATTACTTGAAGGAACTGCTGAACCAAGATAACGGCGCGGCGCTGCGGGCGGCTACGTTCGACGGCAAGCTGGTCGGCATTCCGCAGACGCAGGTGAACGGCGGCGTCAGCACGGGCGAGATGATCTATCTTCGCTACGACTGGCTGAAGAAGCTGAACCTGCCGGAGCCGAAGACGATCGACGACGTCGTGAAGATCGCGACCGCCTTCGCGAAGGACGATCCGGACGGCAACGGCGTCGCCGACACGTACGGTCTCGGCATGAATAAGGATTTGTTCCAGACGCACGGGACGGTGAAGGGCTTCCTGAACGGATTCGGCGCTTATCCGGATATGTGGCTGAAGGGCGCGGACGGCAAGCTCGTTCACGGCTCGATCCAGCCGGAGACGAAGACGGCGCTGCAGAAGCTGTCCGAGCTGTACGCGAACGGCGTCATCGACCGCGAGTTCGCCGTCAAGGACTGGAACAAGGTCGCGGAGGATGTCGCGGCGAACCGGCTCGGCCTCGCGTACGGAACCGTCTCGGACGGCGGTCACATTCACCGCGCGAATAAAGACAACAACCCGGACGCCGAGTGGAAAATTTATCCGATCGTCTCGCTTGACGGCAGTCCCGTGCATCCGCAGCTCGCGGATACGGCGAATAACTTCTACGTCGTGAAGAAGGGCGCGAAGCACCCGGAAGCGATAATCAAGCTGGCGAATATCTATCTGGAGCACTACTACTTGACGAGCTACGCGCCGGACCCGAACCCGTTCATCTCCAGAGACGGCGGCATCTTCCCGGGCAAATACCACCCGACGGTCATCGATCCGCTCAACGTCAACCTCGACGCCTTCCGGCTCGTGCAAGAAGCGTTGGCGTCGGGCGACGGCAGCCACCTCGGCTTCCCGGCGAACGTCCACTTCGATCGTCTGACGAAGTACGCGGCGGGCGACCAGGAGATGTGGTTCTCCACCATCGTCTTCGGGGCCGAAGGCTCCTACAGCGTCATCGACTATTACGATAAGAACAAGCTCGGCATATACAGCGAGTTCCAAGGCGCGGCGACGCCGACGATGACGGAGAAGATGTCCTCATTGAAGAAGTTCCAGGATGAAACGTTCACGAAGATCATTATGGGGCAGGCGTCGATCGACGAGTTCGACAAGTTCGTGGAAGAGTGGAAGAAGTTGGGCGGCGACAAAATTACCGAAGAAGTTAATGCAAGCTTATAG
- a CDS encoding glycoside hydrolase family 2 protein, with product MIMKHAIEWEVGWSDSAAAAPARFVPATVPGAVQLDWARAEGWPDHTYGENWREYGWMEDKYWVYRTRLQAPSPQEGERVAFVSGGIDYSFAIRLDGVELLKQEGMFTPVDMDLTDRYRPGAVLEVVVDPAPKRADAHRSRAEADHSVKPAVSYGWDWHPRLIPLGIWDETHLEIRPDVYLANAETFYDLNDGLDAAELRLDVELNRYAAGALTWRLTDPDGESVFERTVDTTDKRISLHATIDRPRLWWPHDQGPQPLYLSEVSWTDGSRSDSASTRRLQRIGFRRVRLTMHEGAWREPVGFPKSRSHPPITLEVNGRNVFGKGTNWVNPDIFPGTITAERYRTLLELAKDAHMNLLRVWGGGIVNKESFFEQCDEMGIMVWQEFPLACNLYPDKPDYLRVLDQESRSIVSRLRKHPSLVLWCGGNELFNSWSRMTDQSLPLRLLNANCYALDPKTPFLMTSPVEGMGHGNYVFRYQNGEDVLQAMPKANNTAYTEFGVPSPSPVELLKRFIPPEELFPPKPGTSWESHHAFNAWVGETWLMPRLIEDYFGPSETLEQLVERGQLLQSEGYKCIFEEARRQKPRCSMALNWCYNEPWPTAANNSIVCWPAEPKPAYYAVQSSNRPVLASARIPKFEWKEGDWFEPELWLLNDSPATVPGGRMAAYLDLGTGGRHLLLAWDVPETGPNENRRGPTARFRIPAASDERMKLELVMPDAPERDSVYTLLFTSENRPAPQPRSVLNL from the coding sequence ATGATAATGAAGCATGCGATCGAATGGGAAGTGGGCTGGAGCGACTCCGCCGCGGCGGCTCCCGCACGGTTCGTACCGGCGACGGTTCCCGGCGCGGTCCAATTGGATTGGGCGAGAGCGGAAGGCTGGCCGGACCATACGTACGGGGAAAATTGGCGGGAGTATGGATGGATGGAGGACAAATATTGGGTATACCGCACGCGCCTTCAGGCGCCGTCCCCGCAAGAAGGGGAGCGGGTGGCGTTCGTGTCCGGAGGCATCGATTACAGCTTCGCGATTCGGTTGGACGGGGTCGAGCTTCTGAAACAGGAGGGGATGTTTACGCCCGTCGACATGGACCTCACGGATCGGTATCGCCCGGGCGCGGTGTTGGAAGTCGTCGTCGACCCCGCCCCGAAGCGCGCGGATGCGCATAGGTCCCGAGCGGAAGCGGATCATTCCGTCAAGCCCGCGGTCAGCTACGGCTGGGATTGGCATCCCCGGCTGATTCCGCTCGGGATCTGGGACGAGACGCACTTGGAGATTCGACCGGACGTTTACCTTGCGAACGCCGAGACGTTTTACGACTTAAACGACGGGTTGGACGCGGCGGAGCTGCGGCTCGACGTCGAACTGAATCGGTACGCCGCAGGCGCGTTGACGTGGCGGTTGACCGATCCCGACGGCGAGTCGGTGTTCGAGCGGACCGTCGACACGACGGATAAGCGGATTAGTCTCCATGCGACGATCGACCGTCCGCGGTTATGGTGGCCGCATGACCAAGGGCCGCAGCCGTTGTACTTGTCCGAAGTGTCGTGGACCGACGGGAGTCGTTCGGACTCGGCCTCGACGCGACGCCTCCAGCGCATCGGCTTCCGCCGCGTGCGCTTAACGATGCACGAAGGCGCTTGGAGGGAGCCCGTCGGCTTCCCGAAGAGCCGAAGTCATCCGCCCATCACGCTCGAGGTCAACGGGCGCAACGTATTCGGCAAAGGGACGAACTGGGTCAATCCCGACATCTTCCCGGGGACGATCACGGCAGAACGTTACCGAACGCTGCTCGAGCTCGCGAAAGACGCTCATATGAACCTGCTTCGCGTCTGGGGCGGCGGCATCGTCAATAAGGAGAGCTTCTTCGAGCAATGCGACGAGATGGGGATTATGGTGTGGCAAGAGTTCCCGCTGGCCTGCAATCTGTATCCCGATAAACCCGACTATTTGCGAGTGCTCGACCAAGAATCGCGGTCGATCGTCTCCCGGCTTCGAAAGCATCCTTCGCTCGTCTTGTGGTGCGGCGGCAACGAGTTGTTCAATTCCTGGTCCAGGATGACGGACCAATCGCTGCCGCTTCGTCTTCTCAACGCGAATTGCTACGCGCTCGACCCGAAGACGCCGTTCCTGATGACGTCCCCGGTCGAAGGGATGGGGCACGGCAATTACGTATTCCGTTATCAGAACGGCGAAGACGTGCTCCAAGCGATGCCGAAGGCGAACAACACGGCGTATACCGAGTTCGGCGTGCCTTCGCCGTCGCCGGTGGAGCTGCTCAAGCGATTTATACCGCCGGAGGAGCTGTTCCCTCCGAAGCCCGGAACGTCTTGGGAGAGCCATCATGCGTTCAACGCCTGGGTCGGGGAGACGTGGCTGATGCCGCGCTTGATCGAGGACTACTTCGGTCCCAGCGAGACGCTCGAGCAATTGGTCGAACGCGGGCAGCTGCTTCAATCCGAGGGGTATAAATGCATCTTCGAGGAAGCTCGCAGACAGAAGCCGCGATGCTCCATGGCGCTCAATTGGTGTTACAACGAGCCTTGGCCGACCGCCGCGAACAACAGCATCGTCTGCTGGCCGGCCGAGCCGAAACCCGCATACTATGCCGTACAGTCGTCGAACAGGCCCGTATTGGCCAGCGCGCGAATTCCGAAGTTCGAATGGAAGGAGGGGGACTGGTTCGAGCCGGAGCTATGGCTGCTGAACGACAGTCCGGCGACGGTGCCGGGAGGGCGCATGGCGGCGTACCTCGACCTAGGGACCGGAGGAAGGCACCTGCTCCTCGCCTGGGATGTACCGGAGACCGGACCGAACGAGAATCGCCGAGGTCCGACCGCGCGATTCCGGATCCCCGCGGCGAGCGACGAACGGATGAAGCTCGAACTCGTCATGCCCGACGCGCCGGAGAGAGACTCGGTCTATACCCTATTGTTTACATCCGAGAATCGTCCGGCGCCGCAGCCTAGGTCCGTGCTGAATCTATAA